The Primulina huaijiensis isolate GDHJ02 chromosome 17, ASM1229523v2, whole genome shotgun sequence genome window below encodes:
- the LOC140962786 gene encoding inositol-tetrakisphosphate 1-kinase 4-like isoform X2 has protein sequence MQLNGEISDPCIRDEEEEEIGETHVNSAGPDISSSPPTSPSLSPSPSVVVGCALTSKKKKSFLQQKLIRLSRKGIQYVSIDLNRPLLEQGPFDIILQKLAGKEWSQSIKDYQREYPEVIILDPPQAIKHVHNRQSMLEEVAELKLPDCYGKVCVPRQLVVMKDTAAIPDEVTKAGLRLPLVVKPLFVDGSAKSHELFLAYDQLSPSELEPPMVLQEFINHGGVLFKVYVIGESVNVVRRFSLPDITKCDLPKISGVFRFPRVSCAAASADEADLDPAVAELPPRPLLEGLARELRNRLGLRLFNVDMIRQKGTKDLYYVIDINYFPGYGKMPEYEHIFTDFVLGLVQNKHNKQRPPAA, from the exons ATGCAGTTGAACGGAGAGATTTCGGATCCATGCATCCGTGATGAGGAAGAAGAGGAGATTGGGGAAACACATGTGAATTCAGCCGGGCCCGACATTTCCTCTTCACCGCCTACGTCTCCGTCATTGTCGCCATCGCCTAGTGTTGTGGTCGGCTGTGCTCTTActtcgaagaagaagaagagtttCTTGCAGCAGAAACTTATCCGTTTATCCCG TAAGGGGATACAATATGTCTCCATCGACTTGAACAGGCCTTTATTGGAGCAAGGACCATTTGACATCATTTTACAAAAG TTAGCTGGAAAAGAGTGGTCCCAGTCTATTAAG gATTATCAGAGAGAATATCCCGAGGTTATAATTCTGGATCCTCCTCAAGCCATAAAACATGTTCACAACCGCCAATCAATGCTTGAAGAGGTCGCTGAACTGAAATTGCCTGATTGCTATG GAAAAGTTTGCGTCCCAAGGCAATTGGTTGTTATGAAAGATACAGCTGCAATACCAGATGAAGTTACTAAAGCTGGATTAAGATTACCTCTCG TTGTGAAACCTCTGTTTGTTGATGGAAGTGCTAAGTCGCATGAATTATTCCTTGCATACGATCAGTTGTCCCCCTCAGAACTAGAGCCTCCAATGGTTTTACAAGAGTTCATTAATCACG GCGGTGTTCTCTTTAAAGTTTATGTCATCGGCGAGTCCGTAAATGTTGTCCGGCGTTTCTCTCTGCCTGATATAACCAAATGTGACTTACCTAAAATTTCTGGTGTTTTCCGCTTCCCAAGAGTTTCCTGCGCTGCAGCTAGTGCAGATGAGGCTGATCTGGATCCTGCTGTTGCTG AACTTCCTCCAAGACCTTTGCTTGAGGGACTTGCAAGAGAACTTCGTAATCGACTG GGTCTCCGGCTATTTAATGTTGATATGATTAGGCAAAAGGGGACCAAAGATCTGTATTACGTCATTGACATCAACTACTTCCCTG GATATGGGAAAATGCCGGAATATGAACATATATTTACTGATTTTGTTCTTGGTCTGGTGCAAAACAAACACAATAAACAGAGACCTCCTGCAGCGTAG
- the LOC140962786 gene encoding inositol-tetrakisphosphate 1-kinase 4-like isoform X1, whose protein sequence is MQLNGEISDPCIRDEEEEEIGETHVNSAGPDISSSPPTSPSLSPSPSVVVGCALTSKKKKSFLQQKLIRLSRSKGIQYVSIDLNRPLLEQGPFDIILQKLAGKEWSQSIKDYQREYPEVIILDPPQAIKHVHNRQSMLEEVAELKLPDCYGKVCVPRQLVVMKDTAAIPDEVTKAGLRLPLVVKPLFVDGSAKSHELFLAYDQLSPSELEPPMVLQEFINHGGVLFKVYVIGESVNVVRRFSLPDITKCDLPKISGVFRFPRVSCAAASADEADLDPAVAELPPRPLLEGLARELRNRLGLRLFNVDMIRQKGTKDLYYVIDINYFPGYGKMPEYEHIFTDFVLGLVQNKHNKQRPPAA, encoded by the exons ATGCAGTTGAACGGAGAGATTTCGGATCCATGCATCCGTGATGAGGAAGAAGAGGAGATTGGGGAAACACATGTGAATTCAGCCGGGCCCGACATTTCCTCTTCACCGCCTACGTCTCCGTCATTGTCGCCATCGCCTAGTGTTGTGGTCGGCTGTGCTCTTActtcgaagaagaagaagagtttCTTGCAGCAGAAACTTATCCGTTTATCCCG AAGTAAGGGGATACAATATGTCTCCATCGACTTGAACAGGCCTTTATTGGAGCAAGGACCATTTGACATCATTTTACAAAAG TTAGCTGGAAAAGAGTGGTCCCAGTCTATTAAG gATTATCAGAGAGAATATCCCGAGGTTATAATTCTGGATCCTCCTCAAGCCATAAAACATGTTCACAACCGCCAATCAATGCTTGAAGAGGTCGCTGAACTGAAATTGCCTGATTGCTATG GAAAAGTTTGCGTCCCAAGGCAATTGGTTGTTATGAAAGATACAGCTGCAATACCAGATGAAGTTACTAAAGCTGGATTAAGATTACCTCTCG TTGTGAAACCTCTGTTTGTTGATGGAAGTGCTAAGTCGCATGAATTATTCCTTGCATACGATCAGTTGTCCCCCTCAGAACTAGAGCCTCCAATGGTTTTACAAGAGTTCATTAATCACG GCGGTGTTCTCTTTAAAGTTTATGTCATCGGCGAGTCCGTAAATGTTGTCCGGCGTTTCTCTCTGCCTGATATAACCAAATGTGACTTACCTAAAATTTCTGGTGTTTTCCGCTTCCCAAGAGTTTCCTGCGCTGCAGCTAGTGCAGATGAGGCTGATCTGGATCCTGCTGTTGCTG AACTTCCTCCAAGACCTTTGCTTGAGGGACTTGCAAGAGAACTTCGTAATCGACTG GGTCTCCGGCTATTTAATGTTGATATGATTAGGCAAAAGGGGACCAAAGATCTGTATTACGTCATTGACATCAACTACTTCCCTG GATATGGGAAAATGCCGGAATATGAACATATATTTACTGATTTTGTTCTTGGTCTGGTGCAAAACAAACACAATAAACAGAGACCTCCTGCAGCGTAG
- the LOC140962786 gene encoding inositol-tetrakisphosphate 1-kinase 4-like isoform X3, translating to MLEEVAELKLPDCYGKVCVPRQLVVMKDTAAIPDEVTKAGLRLPLVVKPLFVDGSAKSHELFLAYDQLSPSELEPPMVLQEFINHGGVLFKVYVIGESVNVVRRFSLPDITKCDLPKISGVFRFPRVSCAAASADEADLDPAVAELPPRPLLEGLARELRNRLGLRLFNVDMIRQKGTKDLYYVIDINYFPGYGKMPEYEHIFTDFVLGLVQNKHNKQRPPAA from the exons ATGCTTGAAGAGGTCGCTGAACTGAAATTGCCTGATTGCTATG GAAAAGTTTGCGTCCCAAGGCAATTGGTTGTTATGAAAGATACAGCTGCAATACCAGATGAAGTTACTAAAGCTGGATTAAGATTACCTCTCG TTGTGAAACCTCTGTTTGTTGATGGAAGTGCTAAGTCGCATGAATTATTCCTTGCATACGATCAGTTGTCCCCCTCAGAACTAGAGCCTCCAATGGTTTTACAAGAGTTCATTAATCACG GCGGTGTTCTCTTTAAAGTTTATGTCATCGGCGAGTCCGTAAATGTTGTCCGGCGTTTCTCTCTGCCTGATATAACCAAATGTGACTTACCTAAAATTTCTGGTGTTTTCCGCTTCCCAAGAGTTTCCTGCGCTGCAGCTAGTGCAGATGAGGCTGATCTGGATCCTGCTGTTGCTG AACTTCCTCCAAGACCTTTGCTTGAGGGACTTGCAAGAGAACTTCGTAATCGACTG GGTCTCCGGCTATTTAATGTTGATATGATTAGGCAAAAGGGGACCAAAGATCTGTATTACGTCATTGACATCAACTACTTCCCTG GATATGGGAAAATGCCGGAATATGAACATATATTTACTGATTTTGTTCTTGGTCTGGTGCAAAACAAACACAATAAACAGAGACCTCCTGCAGCGTAG
- the LOC140963292 gene encoding LIM domain-containing protein WLIM1-like — protein MAFAGTTQKCRACSLTVYLVDRLAADNRIYHKACFRCHHCNGTLKLGNFNSIDGVLYCRPHYDQIFKRTGSLEKSFEGTPKVLKPEKASENENASKVSSMFGGTRDKCVGCSSTVYPIEKVTVNGKSYHKSCFKCTHGGCTISPSNYIAHEGKLYCKHHHIQLFKAKGNYSQLETELEKDPSLSTPLEDVAAKL, from the exons ATGGCATTTGCGGGCACGACACAGAAATGCAGAGCTTGTAGCCTGACTGTGTATCTGGTCGATCGGCTGGCAGCGGATAACCGGATTTATCACAAGGCTTGTTTCAGGTGCCACCATTGCAATGGCACCCTTAAG CTTGGAAACTTCAACTCCATTGATGGGGTGCTGTACTGCAGACCTCACTATGATCAGATCTTCAAGAGAACTGGTAGCCTGGAGAAAAGTTTCGAAG GTACTCCTAAAGTCTTGAAACCAGAGAAGGCATCGGAAAATGAG AATGCAAGcaaagtttcaagtatgtttggAGGTACGAGAGACAAATGTGTGGGATGTAGCAGCACAGTTTACCCAATTGAGAAG GTGACTGTGAATGGAAAATCTTACCACAAGAGCTGCTTCAAGTGCACTCATGGAGGCTGCACCATTAGCCCATCCAACTACATAGCACACGAGGGCAAGCTCTACTGCAAGCACCACCATATCCAACTTTTCAAGGCCAAAGGAAATTACAGCCAGCTCGAGACCGAATTAGAGAAAGATCCCTCGCTTTCTACGCCTCTCGAAGACGTCGCTGCtaaattatga
- the LOC140962333 gene encoding uncharacterized protein isoform X1 translates to MAHKSVFDASTVKSEFEVAGINPNFIPIIWKHVLQNNNCRWDEIPSLPVAVYSLLRSKFKPSTSTLHSALDSIDQTTTKLLIKLKNGEFVEAVIMRYDTRLGKYNGKPRPGGLRSTLCISSQVGCKMGCNFCATGSMGFKSNLSSGEILEQLVHASRIAAIRNVVFMGMGEPLNNYSAVVEAIRVMTAPPFQLSPKKITVSTVGVIHAISKLHRDIPNLNLAVSLHAPVQEIRCQIMPAARAFPLERLMNALRDYQACRFISPCQQKIFIEYIMLDGVNDEEQHAHQLGKLLETFKVVVNLIPFNPIGSLSRYTTSNDQKVAIFQIILRGTYNIRTTVRKQMGQDISGACGQLVVNLPGKGSSQSADHVTDIEDLHI, encoded by the exons ATGGCGCATAAATCGGTTTTCGATGCTTCCACCGTCAAATCCGAGTTCGAGGTTGCTGGGATTAACCCTAATTTCATCCCCATCATCTGGAAGCACGTTCTGCAAAACAATAATTGCAGGTGGGATGAAATCCCGTCTCTGCCTGTTGCAGTTTACTCTCTCCTCCGCTCCAAGTTCAAACCCTCTACCTCCACTCTCCATTCCGCATTAGATTCCATTGACCAGACCACCACTAAGCTCTTGATCAAATTGAAG AATGGAGAGTTTGTGGAGGCTGTGATAATGAGATATGATACCCGACTGGGAAAATATAATGGAAAGCCTCGTCCTGGTGGTCTTAGGTCGACCTTGTGCATATCTTCACAG GTTGGATGCAAAATGGGTTGCAACTTTTGTGCTACAGGAAGCATGGGATTTAAAAGCAATCTTTCATCTGGAGAAATCTTGGAACAACTAGTGCATGCTTCTCGCATAGCAGCTATACGAAATGTTGTTTTTAtg GGAATGGGAGAGCCACTTAATAACTACTCCGCAGTGGTTGAAGCTATCAGAGTTATGACAGCACCTCCATTTCAGTTGTCACCGAAGAAAATTACTGTCTCAACG GTAGGCGTCATCCACGCTATCAGCAAGCTTCACAGAGATATACCAAACTTGAACCTAGCTGTGTCCCTTCATGCACCAGTGCAAGAAATTCGCTGTCAGATAATGCCTGCAGCAAGGGCTTTTCCATTAGAGAGACTAATGAATGCATTGCGGGACTATCAAGCTTGCAGGTTTATTTCCCCCTG CCAgcagaaaatatttattgagtaCATAATGCTCGATGGGGTGAATGATGAAGAGCAGCATGCGCACCAGCTTGGCAAATTGCTTGAGACGTTCAAAGTG GTTGTGAACCTAATTCCTTTTAACCCAATCGGTTCTCTGAGTCGTTATACAACCAGCAACGATCAGAAAGTTGCAATTTTCCAGATAATACTAAGAGGCACTTACAACATCAGAACGACTGTTCGTAAACAAATGGGTCAAGATATAAGCGGCGCTTGTGGCCAATTAGTAGTGAACCTACCTGGAAAAGGGTCCTCTCAAAGCGCGGATCATGTAACAGACATCGAAGATCTTCATATTTGA
- the LOC140962333 gene encoding uncharacterized protein isoform X2, with protein MAHKSVFDASTVKSEFEVAGINPNFIPIIWKHVLQNNNCRWDEIPSLPVAVYSLLRSKFKPSTSTLHSALDSIDQTTTKLLIKLKNGEFVEAVIMRYDTRLGKYNGKPRPGGLRSTLCISSQVGCKMGCNFCATGSMGFKSNLSSGEILEQLVHASRIAAIRNVVFMGMGEPLNNYSAVVEAIRVMTAPPFQLSPKKITVSTVGVIHAISKLHRDIPNLNLAVSLHAPVQEIRCQIMPAARAFPLERLMNALRDYQACSQQKIFIEYIMLDGVNDEEQHAHQLGKLLETFKVVVNLIPFNPIGSLSRYTTSNDQKVAIFQIILRGTYNIRTTVRKQMGQDISGACGQLVVNLPGKGSSQSADHVTDIEDLHI; from the exons ATGGCGCATAAATCGGTTTTCGATGCTTCCACCGTCAAATCCGAGTTCGAGGTTGCTGGGATTAACCCTAATTTCATCCCCATCATCTGGAAGCACGTTCTGCAAAACAATAATTGCAGGTGGGATGAAATCCCGTCTCTGCCTGTTGCAGTTTACTCTCTCCTCCGCTCCAAGTTCAAACCCTCTACCTCCACTCTCCATTCCGCATTAGATTCCATTGACCAGACCACCACTAAGCTCTTGATCAAATTGAAG AATGGAGAGTTTGTGGAGGCTGTGATAATGAGATATGATACCCGACTGGGAAAATATAATGGAAAGCCTCGTCCTGGTGGTCTTAGGTCGACCTTGTGCATATCTTCACAG GTTGGATGCAAAATGGGTTGCAACTTTTGTGCTACAGGAAGCATGGGATTTAAAAGCAATCTTTCATCTGGAGAAATCTTGGAACAACTAGTGCATGCTTCTCGCATAGCAGCTATACGAAATGTTGTTTTTAtg GGAATGGGAGAGCCACTTAATAACTACTCCGCAGTGGTTGAAGCTATCAGAGTTATGACAGCACCTCCATTTCAGTTGTCACCGAAGAAAATTACTGTCTCAACG GTAGGCGTCATCCACGCTATCAGCAAGCTTCACAGAGATATACCAAACTTGAACCTAGCTGTGTCCCTTCATGCACCAGTGCAAGAAATTCGCTGTCAGATAATGCCTGCAGCAAGGGCTTTTCCATTAGAGAGACTAATGAATGCATTGCGGGACTATCAAGCTTGCAG CCAgcagaaaatatttattgagtaCATAATGCTCGATGGGGTGAATGATGAAGAGCAGCATGCGCACCAGCTTGGCAAATTGCTTGAGACGTTCAAAGTG GTTGTGAACCTAATTCCTTTTAACCCAATCGGTTCTCTGAGTCGTTATACAACCAGCAACGATCAGAAAGTTGCAATTTTCCAGATAATACTAAGAGGCACTTACAACATCAGAACGACTGTTCGTAAACAAATGGGTCAAGATATAAGCGGCGCTTGTGGCCAATTAGTAGTGAACCTACCTGGAAAAGGGTCCTCTCAAAGCGCGGATCATGTAACAGACATCGAAGATCTTCATATTTGA
- the LOC140963665 gene encoding BRAP2 RING ZnF UBP domain-containing protein 1, with protein MFTLKIHTIDFPQQLHTTVTFAADKAIDGEEDVKPAELIGVAHLFRQLPMTASATVLSTVANITIRTTLVFVVAVPNYMSTDDFLIFCGPHLTSFTDILFLRNEGMEDRYSVLIWLENQLAADGFYCSFNGKRFKPSEVEVCHIYFSQSLEYIESDELARIPPPDYTELPSCPVCLERLDPDTSGIQSTLCDHSFQCACVSKWTYLSCQVCRLCQRGDEKPACAVCGTFKNLWICLICGFVGCGRYEKGHASGHWSDKKHNFSLELETQQIWDYVGDKYVHRLNHSKIDGKSAIVNSRCSSVDEYGSHGYNEEEGLGGALISSKTEAILDEYNRLLASQLDIQRQHYESLLEEAKSRKGSSIVKAVEKAIFSRTHDLQYNLEKYSEEKKEVEDRNRELTKKQELLQIKLRELEERERLSLKLSDDKIMDLKEQIRDLKVYLEAQRKLENMTDSDGIRGGTVLPVESTQMVSDNSRRRKKSHRRRN; from the exons ATGTTCACCCTCAAAATCCATACCATCGACTTCCCTCAACAACTCCATACCACCGTGACTTTCGCCGCCGACAAAGCGATCGACGGCGAAGAAGATGTGAAGCCCGCGGAACTGATCGGCGTGGCTCACCTCTTCCGGCAGCTTCCAATGACTGCTTCTGCTACCGTCCTCTCCACGGTGGCAAACATAACCATACGAACCACCCTTGTCTTTGTGGTGGCCGTGCCCAATTACATGTCGACGGATGATTTCCTGATATTCTGTGGGCCCCACCTCACTAGCTTTACCGATATCCTCTTCCTCAG GAATGAAGGAATGGAGGACCGGTACAGTGTGTTAATATGGTTAGAAAATCAGTTGGCTGCAGATGGATTCTATTGTAGTTTCAATGGGAAGAGATTCAAGCCATCCGAG GTTGAAGtttgtcatatatatttttcccAGTCACTTGAGTATATTGAATCAGACGAACTTGCTCGCATACCTCCGCCTGATTACACTGAATTGCCATCATGTCCAGTTTGTCTCG AGAGATTGGATCCAGATACTAGTGGAATACAGAGCACCCTGTGTGACCATTCGTTTCAGTGTGCTTGTGTTTCGAAGTGGACCTACTTGTCTTGCCAG GTTTGTCGACTTTGTCAGCGAGGAGATGAAAAACCTGCCTGTGCTGTGTGTGGAACTTTCAAGAACCTTTGGATCTGTTTGATCTGTGGTTTTGTTGGATGTGGAAG GTATGAAAAAGGTCATGCTAGTGGACATTGGAGTGACaagaaacataatttttcacTTGAACTGGAAACGCAACAAATCTGGGATTATGTTGGCGACAAATATGTTCATCGATTGAATCATTCAAAAATTGATGGGAAATCAGCAATTGTAAATTCGCGGTGTAGTTCAGTTGACGAATATGGTTCTCACGGATATAATGAAGAGGAGGGACTAGGTGGTGCCCTCATTAGCAGCAAAACTGAAGCG ATTCTGGATGAGTACAACCGTCTTCTTGCAAGTCAGCTGGATATCCAGAGACAA CATTATGAATCTTTACTTGAGGAGGCGAAAAGTAGAAAAGGTAGTTCAATAGTGAAAGCAGTTGAAAAGGCCATATTTTCGAGGACCCATGATTTACAATATAACTTAGAAAAATACTCAGAGGAAAAGAAGGAGGTCGAAGAT AGGAATCGAGAACTTACAAAGAAACAAGAACTCCTGCAGATTAAGTTGAGGGAACTCGAGGAAAG GGAAAGATTGTCTCTCAAGTTGAGTGATGATAAAATAATGGATTTAAAAGAACAG ATTAGAGACCTAAAGGTTTATCTTGAAGCCCAAAGAAAACTTGAAAACATGACAGATTCAGATGGTATTAGAGGAGGGACTGTGTTGCCTGTAGAATCGACTCAAATGGTTTCCGACAATTCAAGACGACGCAAAAAATCCCACCGCCGGCGAAATTAG
- the LOC140962316 gene encoding beta-ureidopropionase — protein sequence MERKEEEIVAGGRNSEIPKDGSICGFDSLHRLLQSSLSPQLFQEVSRLLLGLNCGRALSTMAIAEPAKSLSWKHDFDLKAFSFRAEKESLRQPCNVKVGLIQNSVALPTTAPLLDQKKAIFRKLTPIIEAAGTSGVNILCLQEAWMMPFAFCTREKKWCEFAELIDGDSTQFLVEFARKYNMVIISPILERDVKHGETLWNTAVIIGNHGNIIGKHRKNHIPRVGDFNESTYYMEGNTGHPVFETAFGKIAVNICYGRHHPLNWLAFGLNGAEIVFNPSATVGELSEPMWPVEARNAAIANSYFVCSINRVGTEVFPNPFTSGDGKPQHSDFGHFYGSSYVSAPDASCTPSLSRNRDGLLISDMDLNLCRQLKDKWGFRMTARYELYADLLDRYLKPEFEPQVIPDPLLNKKIILE from the exons ATGGAGAGGAAGGAAGAAGAAATTGTTGCAGGAGGTAGAAATTCTGAGATCCCGAAAGATGGTTCCATTTGTGGGTTCGATTCCCTTCACCGGCTACTCCAATCTTCCCTCAGTCCCCAACTTTTCCAG GAAGTCAGCCGCTTATTACTTGGGCTCAACTGTGGAAGAGCCCTTTCTACTATGGCTATTGCCGAACCAGCCAAGTCTCTTTCTTGGAAACATGATTTTGATCTTAAG GCTTTCTCATTTCGCGCTGAAAAAGAATCTCTGAGACAACCTTGCAATGTGAAGGTGGGTCTCATTCAGAACTCTGTAGCTCTTCCGACAACGGCACCCCTTTTGGACCAGAAAAAAGCCATATTTCGGAAATTGACGCCAATTATTGAAGCTGCTGGCACCTCAGGAGTCAATATATTATGCTTACAG GAGGCTTGGATGATGCCATTTGCATTTTGCACTCGTGAGAAGAAATGGTGTGAATTTGCAGAGCTGATTGATGGAGATTCAACACAATTTCTTGTGGAATTTGCACGGAAGTACAATATGGTCATAATAAGTCCCATTCTTGAGAGGGATGTGAAACATGGGGAGACACTATGGAATACTGCTGTAATAATTGGAAATCACGGAAACATAATTGGAAAGCATAGGAAG AATCACATACCTAGAGTTGGGGACTTCAATGAAAGTACGTATTATATGGAAGGAAATACCGGCCATCCTGTATTTGAGACTGCTTTTGGAAAGATTGCAGTTAATATATGTTATGGAAGACATCATCCTCTGAACTGGCTAGCTTTCGGCTTGAATGGTGCTGAGATAGTTTTCAACCCTTCGGCAACTGTTGGCGAACTGAGTGAACCAATGTGGCCTGTTGAG GCTCGTAATGCGGCAATAGCTAATAGCTACTTCGTTTGTTCAATCAATCGTGTTGGGACCGAGGTCTTTCCAAATCCGTTCACTTCAGGAGATGGAAAGCCGCAGCATTCAGATTTTGGCCATTTCTATGGCTCCAGCTACGTTTCAGCACCCGATGCCTCATGCACCCCATCTCTATCCCGTAACAGAGATGGGTTACTGATATCAGACATGGATCTTAACCTTTGTAGGCAACTCAAAGACAAGTGGGGATTTCGCATGACTGCTCGATATGAGCTGTATGCAGATTTGCTCGATCGATATTTAAAGCCTGAATTCGAACCTCAGGTCATTCCTGATCCcctgttaaataaaaaaataatcttggAGTAA
- the LOC140962440 gene encoding pentatricopeptide repeat-containing protein At5g04780, mitochondrial translates to MNALCFINKPCSRFNLKFHVYISSIASSKLEPSVQEEYHVGICTKSNFVDTLQNFIKKCAKQRTILQGKVCHAQVVHFGLQADNWTSNMLVNMYSKCGDVGYSRKAFDEMRNRSVVSWNTIIGSYTQNGNGEEALKLFLRMLRESSEFSEFALSSVLCACAANFLVFESKELHALSVKVSMLSNTFVCTALLDVYAKCRLIGDAFQLFELMPEKSDVTWSSMMAGFVHNELHEEAFSLFQRVQRSGVEFNMFIISSVLSACAALAALIEGRQVHTVAFKSGFCTNVYISSALIDVYAKCGSIKESHLVFVNTEEKSVVLWNTMISGFARHARSLEAMILFEKMQQTLLCPNDVTYVSMLSACAHMGLDDKGRKYFDMLKKDHNLTPNVFHFSCMVDILGRTGHLQEAKDLIEKMPFEATASMWGSLLASCRVYRAVEIAEIAAKKLFQIEPNNAGNHVILSNIYAANGKWQDVASARKLLKSSDAKKERGKSWIEIKDKVHSFMAGESTHPRISEIHSRLDSFLEDVEKRGFKGHVELELHDVEDDCKRELLKHHSEKLAFIFGLMCLPPNVPIRIMKNLRICGDCHEFMTVASSVTNREIIVRDNNRFHHYRDGYCSCGEFW, encoded by the coding sequence ATGAACGCCTTATGTTTCATCAACAAGCCTTGCTCAAGATTTAATCTAAAATTTCACGTATACATTTCATCTATTGCCTCTTCTAAACTTGAGCCTTCAGTTCAAGAAGAGTACCATGTTGGGATTTGTACAAAATCCAACTTTGTTGATACCCTGcaaaactttattaaaaaatgtGCGAAGCAGAGAACAATTCTTCAAGGCAAAGTTTGTCATGCTCAGGTTGTGCACTTTGGCTTGCAAGCAGACAATTGGACCTCGAACATGCTTGTTAACATGTACTCTAAGTGCGGCGATGTGGGTTACTCACGGAAAGCGTTCGATGAAATGCGTAATAGAAGTGTGGTTTCTTGGAACACTATTATTGGGTCGTATACACAAAATGGTAACGGAGAAGAGGCTCTGAAACTCTTTTTGAGGATGTTGAGAGAAAGTTCTGAGTTCAGTGAGTTTGCTTTGTCAAGTGTTCTCTGCGCCTGTGCGGCAAACTTTTTAGTATTTGAAAGTAAGGAATTGCATGCCCTTTCAGTCAAGGTGTCCATGTTATCGAACACATTTGTGTGTACTGCTTTGCTCGATGTTTATGCCAAGTGTCGTTTAATTGGTGATGCTTTTCAGTTATTTGAATTGATGCCTGAAAAAAGTGATGTGACTTGGAGTTCAATGATGGCTGGGTTTGTACACAATGAGCTTCATGAAGAGGCTTTTAGTTTGTTTCAAAGGGTACAAAGGTCGGGTGTAGAATTTAACATGTTCATCATTTCATCGGTTCTTAGTGCTTGTGCTGCCTTGGCTGCATTAATAGAAGGGAGGCAAGTACATACGGTAGCATTTAAATCCGGTTTTTGCACAAATGTATACATTTCATCTGCTCTTATAGATGTATATGCTAAATGTGGAAGCATTAAAGAATCTCACCTTGTGTTTGTTAACACAGAGGAGAAAAGTGTTGTGCTATGGAACACAATGATTTCGGGGTTTGCTCGACATGCTAGATCTTTAGAGGCAATGATATTATTCGAGAAAATGCAGCAGACGCTTTTGTGCCCGAATGATGTAACATATGTCTCTATGTTATCTGCCTGTGCGCATATGGGTCTGGATGACAAGGGGCGTAAATATTTTGACATGCTGAAAAAAGATCATAACTTGACACCCAATGTGTTTCACTTCTCATGTATGGTTGATATCCTAGGTAGGACGGGACATCTCCAAGAAGCTAAGGATTTAATCGAAAAGATGCCGTTCGAGGCAACAGCCTCCATGTGGGGCTCTCTTTTAGCGTCTTGTCGGGTTTACCGGGCTGTTGAGATTGCGGAGATTGCCGCAAAGAAATTGTTTCAGATAGAACCAAATAACGCAGGGAATCATGTAATTCTCTCCAACATATATGCTGCAAATGGGAAATGGCAGGACGTTGCATCTGCAAGGAAGCTTCTGAAAAGTAGTGACGCTAAGAAGGAGAGAGGTAAGAGTTGGATTGAAATTAAGGACAAAGTTCACTCATTCATGGCAGGGGAGAGTACTCATCCAAGAATTTCGGAGATTCATTCAAGGCTGGATAGTTTTCTTGAAGATGTGGAGAAACGGGGTTTCAAAGGTCATGTCGAACTTGAACTGCATGATGTAGAAGATGACTGCAAAAGGGAACTACTGAAACACCATAGCGAGAAGCTAGCCTTTATTTTTGGGCTAATGTGCTTACCTCCAAATGTACCTATAAGAATCATGAAGAACCTTAGGATCTGTGGGGATTGTCACGAGTTTATGACGGTTGCCTCCAGTGTGACGAATCGGGAGATTATTGTCCGGGATAACAATCGGTTTCACCATTATAGAGATGGATATTGCTCATGTGGAGAATTTTGGTAG